In Luxibacter massiliensis, the genomic stretch TGCATTTGGATCTAGTTTCCCAGGGAAGATCATGCCTGTCCAGATTGGGCCTGGAAATGAAATGATCGTACAAAAGAGCGCATTTCTTGCTTCAGAAGGGAGTGTCCAGCTGTCTATCCATTTTAACAAGAAGCTTGGAGCTGGGTTTTTCGGAGGGGAAGGTTTTATTATGCAGCGCCTGTCAGGTTCAGGGATGGCATTTGTAGAAATAGATGGAGAATTAGTAGAGTACCAGCTGCAGCCGGGACAGCAGATTATTGTCGATACAGGGAATGTGGCAGGGTTTGAACCCAGTGTCCAGATGAATATCCAGCAGGTGCCCGGACTGAAAAATAAATTGCTGGGTGGTGAAGGTTTGTTTAACACAGTCCTGACTGGGCCAGGTAGAGTATGGCTCCAGACAATGCCAATTTCCAGTGTGGCCGAATCTATCCGTCCATTTTTCCCCACAGGAAATGCCTGAAAATTCTGAAAATGAAGAGCAAAGGGGACAGTCCCTTTTGCAAAAGGGACAGACCCCTTTGAACAGAGAGGAGACTATTATATGAAACTGATGATAGCATCAGATATCCATGGTTCTGCTTTTTACTGCCAGCAGATGTTGGAGGCGTATAAAAAGGAAAATGCGGAGAGACTGTTAATACTTGGAGATATTCTGTATCATGGGCCGAGGAATGATCTGCCTAGGGAATATAACCCCAAAAAGGTGATAGAGATGCTCAATTCCATGAAGGAACAACTATTATGTGTACGCGGGAACTGTGACACTGAGGTCGATCAGATGGTTCTGGACTTTCCAATAATGGCAGAGTACTGTCTGTTGAATTTAGATGGACAGACAATCTTTGCTACTCATGGACATATATTTAATCCTGAGAATCCACCGATGATCAGGCAGGGGGATATATTGCTGAATGGACATACACATATTCCCGCATGTGATAAAATGGAAGGATATATTTATATGAATCCTGGTTCTGTTTCTATTCCAAAAGAAAATTCTGAGCATAGTTATATGGTTTATTATAATCAAGTATTTGAATGGAAAGTTATGAATGGAGAGGTGTACCAGACATGGAAGACAAGTATGCACTTTTAATAGATGCAGACAATGTTTCTGCAAAGTATATAAAACCAATATTGGATGAATTGTCAAAATATGGGAATGTAACTTACAAGAGAATTTACGGAGACTGGACCAGTACTTATAATTCTAGCTGGAAAGAAGTGCTTTTGCAGAATTCAATTACTCCTATACAGCAGTTCAGTTATACACATGGTAAGAACGCTACTGATTCTGCTATGATAATTGATGCAATGGATATGCTTTATACAAGTGACCTGGAGGGGTTCTGCCTGGTATCCAGTGACAGTGATTTTACAAAATTAGCCAGCAGACTTAGGGAAAGTGGCAAAACAGTGATAGGTATGGGGGAAGATAAAACTCCGGTTCCGTTTCGTAAGGCGTGCGATATTTTCACAGTGCTTGAGCTGCTGTTGGAAGATAACACTATAGATAAGGAAGAGAAAGTAACAGTACATGCCACTGGAAGGGACAGCAAGAAAAGTAATACAGATGTAGCTTCCAAAAATCAGATCGAGGAAGCTGTTGTCAAGATTATTACAGAAAATCAGAATAATGATAAAGAAACAGGACTTGGCGAGGTGGGGAGCCGTCTGGTTAAGCTGTATCCAGATTTCGATGTTCGCCGTTACGGCTATAGCCTACTATCAAAGTTCTTAGAAGAGTTTCCAAAACTGAAATTAAAACAGGATGGGACTCAGGTGACAGTGACAGTTTATGAAGACAAAAGTAAAAAAGAAATGCTGGAGGAGTATATTATTCAGTTAGTTGAAAATGCTGACAGCCAAGGAGTGTCACTGGGAACTTTAGGAAATAAAATACGAAATCGGTTTGGCGATTTTAAAGTCAGAGATTATGGGTATTCCCAGTTTAAACAATATATTGAAAGTTTTGATGACATACAGATAAGGGATGACGGGGAACAAAATTGGGCAGTATACTGTAAAAATGATAAAGGGGTCTGACCCTTTTGCAAAGGGGACTGTCCCTTTTGCTTTCCATTGTCAGAATATTTCGAAAGATACCGAAGGCAGCTGTATTGCTGCATTGAGGTATCTTTTATTTGGATACAAATCCAAATAAACCACTTGCTATGCAAGTGGACCCCCATCCGGCTTCAAGCCCTAGATAAAGAAACCTCCTTTGTTATAATGAGTGTGGGTCCTAAACCGCACTAAAATAACAAAGGAGGTGTCCAACATGGACAAAAATACTTTATCACATACAACTTGGGAATGTAAATATCATATTGTATTTGCACCTAAATATAGGAGACAGATTATATATGGAAACATCAAAGCGGATGTAGCGAACATTTTAAGTACCTTATGCAAACGAAGAGGAGTGGAAATAATAGAAGCAGAATGCTGCAGAGACCATATTCATATGCTGGTGAGAATCCCACCAAACCAAAGTGTGTCATCCTTTATGGGATTCTTAAAGGGAAAAAGTTCGCTCATGATATTCGATAGGCACGCAAATTTGAAATATAAGTATGGGAATAGAAAATTTTGGTGTCGTGGATATTATGTGGATACAGCCGGAAAAAATGCAAAGAAAATAGAAGAGCATATAAAAAACCAATTACAAGACGACATAGCCTATGATCAATTAAGTTTAAAAGAATTTATAGACCCGTTTACGGGTGAGCCAGTAACAAAAGGCAAATAAACAAATCCCTTGTAAGGGATAGCCGGGAATAAGGTGCGGTTGGGGCCTTTATTTTCGTAGGGCCTTTGAGGCCCAAGCCGGCAATCGTCCCTTATAGGGATAGAGCAAA encodes the following:
- a CDS encoding TIGR00266 family protein, with the translated sequence MKYEIKGGVFPVVECQLADREQMITEKGSMVWMSPNMQMETSGGGIGKMFSKAFSGESMFQNIYTANGNGLIAFGSSFPGKIMPVQIGPGNEMIVQKSAFLASEGSVQLSIHFNKKLGAGFFGGEGFIMQRLSGSGMAFVEIDGELVEYQLQPGQQIIVDTGNVAGFEPSVQMNIQQVPGLKNKLLGGEGLFNTVLTGPGRVWLQTMPISSVAESIRPFFPTGNA
- the yfcE gene encoding phosphodiesterase, producing the protein MKLMIASDIHGSAFYCQQMLEAYKKENAERLLILGDILYHGPRNDLPREYNPKKVIEMLNSMKEQLLCVRGNCDTEVDQMVLDFPIMAEYCLLNLDGQTIFATHGHIFNPENPPMIRQGDILLNGHTHIPACDKMEGYIYMNPGSVSIPKENSEHSYMVYYNQVFEWKVMNGEVYQTWKTSMHF
- a CDS encoding NYN domain-containing protein, with amino-acid sequence MEDKYALLIDADNVSAKYIKPILDELSKYGNVTYKRIYGDWTSTYNSSWKEVLLQNSITPIQQFSYTHGKNATDSAMIIDAMDMLYTSDLEGFCLVSSDSDFTKLASRLRESGKTVIGMGEDKTPVPFRKACDIFTVLELLLEDNTIDKEEKVTVHATGRDSKKSNTDVASKNQIEEAVVKIITENQNNDKETGLGEVGSRLVKLYPDFDVRRYGYSLLSKFLEEFPKLKLKQDGTQVTVTVYEDKSKKEMLEEYIIQLVENADSQGVSLGTLGNKIRNRFGDFKVRDYGYSQFKQYIESFDDIQIRDDGEQNWAVYCKNDKGV
- the tnpA gene encoding IS200/IS605 family transposase; protein product: MDKNTLSHTTWECKYHIVFAPKYRRQIIYGNIKADVANILSTLCKRRGVEIIEAECCRDHIHMLVRIPPNQSVSSFMGFLKGKSSLMIFDRHANLKYKYGNRKFWCRGYYVDTAGKNAKKIEEHIKNQLQDDIAYDQLSLKEFIDPFTGEPVTKGK